The DNA region TCGAGAACTATCAGAATGAGGACGGCAGCGTTACGATTCCCAAGGTGCTGCGGCCCTACATGGATGGGGCGGAGAGAATAACGGCGAGCTAGGAAACCAGCGGCAATTTTGCGCTCATCAGAGCCTGATACGGGATCAACGATTCTACATTTTAACACACGGTTTCACTTGATTTTCCAGTCGACGTAACACTTCCGCAATATTGACTGATTACACTTACTGAAGGCTCAGGCTCCGGCAGGGCGGAAGTGTACGTGCCCGGCCCAAGGCCAGCTTATTGAGGACATCCTTCCTTGGCAGAGTTAGATAGCTCCGTGGCTGAGAATCTCACGGTCGTCAAGCGCGAGGCGGCAAAGGCGCAGGTCCGGACGCGCCTCTTCGGCGATCGGATCTTCAACACGACGACGTTTTTGCTCGCTCTCTCGATCCTCCTTCTGCTCGGGGGTCTGGCGTTCGCACTGATTTGGGACAGCTGGCCGTCGATCAGGCATTTCGGCCTTTCGTTCCTTATCAGCACCAACTGGGATCCGGTCAGCGAAGAGTACGGTGCGCTGCCGTTCATCTACGGGACCTTCGTCTCCTCGATGCTCGCGCTGCTGATCGCGGTGCCGCTAAGTCTCGGCGTAGCGTTATGCCTCAGCGAGATGGCGCCGGATTGGCTGAGCAGGCGGCTCGGCTTCCTGGTCGATCTGCTCGCGGCGATTCCGAGCGTGGTTTACGGTCTGTGGGCGATTTTCATCATGGGACCGTGGCTGCGCGATCACGTGATGCCGCTTTTGCAGTTCTGGTGGGGATGGACGCCGTTTTTCAAGGGTCCGAAGATTGCCGTCAGCATGATGTCGGCGTCGGTGATCCTGGCGATCATGATCATCCCGTACATCTCGTCGGTATGCACCGATGTGTTCCGGGTCGTGCCGAATTTCCAGCGCGAAGCGGCGATCGCCCTTGGCGCGACCAAATGGGAGATGGTCACGACGGCCGTTATTCCCTATGGCTTCACGGGCGTTATTGGCGCCGTGATCCTTGGCCTCGGGCGCGCGCTGGGCGAGACGATCGCGGTCGCGATGGTGATCGGCAACTCATCGGACATCTCGCTGTCGCTGTTCAAACCCAGCGCAACACTGGCCAGCGTCATCGCAAATGAATTTGCCGAGGCGACGTCCGATCTGCACCTGGCGGCATTGATCGAGTTGGGCCTGGTGCTGCTGTTGCTTGGAATTTTCCTCAACGTGGTTGCGCGCGCTCTGGTGCATGGCGTATCGGCGCGGCGATTCCAGACGGGGGATTGAGATGGCGGCAGGCGCAATCGGGCTGCGACGCGAAACCAGCTATCGGTATCGCAAGTTCAAGAGCGACTTCATGATGGCGGTTACCGTGGGGGCGACGATCCTCACGCTCATTCCGCTCTTCCTGGTGCTGGGCTACCTCCTGATGAAGGGGTTCGCCAGCCTCAACTTTGCATTTTTCTTTCATATGCCGGCCCCCGTCGGTGAGCCGGGCGGCGGTATGGCGAACGCCATCGTCGGCACGCTCGAGGTGGTCGGTATCGCATGCCTGCTCGGCGTGCCGGTCGGCGTTGGCGCGGGACTCTATCTCGCGAGCCATCGCGCCGATCGATTCGCCAATACCGTGAGATTCTGCGCTGACGTCATGATGGGGGTGCCATCGATCGTCGTTGGTATTTTCGCATATGCCGTCGTCGTCCGCCCGATGGGCGGATTTTCTTCGCTGGCGGGAGCAGTCGCGCTGGCCGCGATCATGGTCCCGCTCGTGACGCGCACCACCGAAGAGATGGTCGCGCTGGTACCGCCGGAGTTGCGCGAGGCCTCGCTCGCGCTCGGCGTGCCGCAGTGGAAAACGACGCTCGCGGTGGTGGCACGGACTGCGATGGCTGGCATCGCTACCGGCGTCATCCTGGCCGTCGCGCGTGTCGCCGGTGAAACGGCGCCGCTGTTGTTTACAGCATTCGGTAACCGATTCTGGTCGCTCTCGCTCTTTCGTCCTATCAACACGCTGACGGTGCAGGTTTATACCTACGCGATCGCGCCGTTCGCAGACTGGCAGCGCCAGGCGTGGGCGGGCGCGCTTGTGCTGACAGCGATGATTCTCGCTCTGGAGTTGGGTGTGCGTGCGGTTACGGGGGGCTCGTCGAAAGCTCCAAGGTAAATATGGCCGACAAGCTATTCGTTAAGAACCTAAACGCTTACTTTAATAAGCATCACGCGTTGCACGATGTAAGCCTGAATTTCCCCGACCGGAAAGTCGCGGCGATCATCGGGCCTTCGGGATGCGGCAAATCGACGCTGGTGCGATGCCTCAACCGGATGCATGAGGTGGTTCCGGGCGCGACCGCCAACGGCGAAGTGCTGCTCGACGGCGACAACATCTACGGCGATGGCATCGACCCGGTCCAGATCCGCCGCCGCATCGGGATGGTCTTCCAGAAGCCCACGCCTTTCCCGACCATGTCGATCGAAGACAACGTCGCCGCGGGTCTGACGCTCAACGGCACCAAGGTTAGCCGCGCCGAGCGCGACCAGCTCGTGGAGCGCAGCCTGCGTCAGGCGGCATTGTGGGAGGAGGTCAAGGATCGCCTGCGCCGTCCCGGTGCCAGTCTTTCTGGCGGTCAGCAGCAGCGGCTTTGCGTTGCCCGCGCGCTCGCGGTGCGGCCCGAAGTGTTACTGATGGATGAACCTTGCTCGGCGCTCGACCCAATTTCGACCGCGCGCATCGAAGAACTATTGCTGGAACTCAAGGCTGAGTACACTATCGTAATAGTGACGCATAACATGCAGCAGGCCGCGCGTTGCTCCGACATGACGGCCTTCATGTACACCGGCAACCTAATAGAGTACGGCGAGACCAAGCAGATCTTCACCAACCCGTCGCGGCGCGAAACTGAAGACTACATTACGGGACGATTCGGCTAATCCCCGGGAGTACAAGATGGATCACACCCTGCCGCAGCATACCAATCGGCAATACGAAGAGGACTTGCGCGCGCTGCGCGCCGGTCTGCTCAAGATGGGCGGGCTGGTCGAGCGCCAGATTGCCGAGGCGGTTGAGGCGTTGGTCAGTCGCGACAGCGACCATGCACGCGAAGTCATCGAGCGCGATCAGGAAGTCAATCGCCTCGATATCGAGAATGACGAGCAGTGCATCCGCCTGCTGGCGCTCCATCAGCCGACCGCGCGCGACCTCCGCTTCATCACGACCGGGCTCAAGATCACGACCGACCTCGAGCGGATCGGCGACAATGCGGTGAATATCTGCGAGCGCGCCCTCGAGCTCAACGCCGTGCCGCAGCTCAAGCCCTATATCGATTTGCCGCGGATGGCCGAGATCGCGCAGTCGATGGTCAAGGACAGTATCGATGCCTTTATGCGTGACGACACCGAGCTTGCCGACCAGGTCATCGAACGCGACGACGAAGTCGACATGCTCAACTACCAGGTCTATCGCGAGTTGCTCAGCTACATGGCCGAGGACCCGCACACCATCAGCTCTGCCACGCGGCTGCTGTTCGTATCGAAGTACCTCGAACGGATCGCAGACCACGGCACCAATATCGCGGAGATGGTCGTGTACATGGTCAAGGGCAAGATGATCAAGCACGTTGAGACGAGGAAGAGGGAGGCGAGGGAGGCACCATGACACAAGCAGCTCAGGCCATTCAGGAATCCCAGCGCGGGATGAAATATCGCGTCCTGATCGTTGAGGACGACGCCGATATCCGCGAGCTCATCCGCTACAATCTCGCGCAGGAAGGCTTCATCGTCGAGGAAGCGGGCGACGGCGCTCAGGCGATCGAGAAGGTCAAGCGGCGCATCCCGGATCTGATGGTCCTCGACCTGATGCTGCCGGGGATGCCGGGGCTCGAGATCTGTCGCACGATGCGCAGCGGGGCCGAGACGGCCAGCCTGCCGATCCTGATCGTGACCGCCAAGGGCACCGAAGTTGACAAAGTGTTAGGCCTCGAGATGGGCGCCGACGACTACGTCGTAAAGCCCTTCAGCCCGCGCGAGCTTATCGCGCGCGTCAAGGCGCTCTTGCGCCGCGCCAACGCAATCGCCGAGCCCGAATCGGCGGGTATTTTCGAAAAGGGCCGGCTCAGAATGGATTTCGGCACCTACCAGGTGTTTGTCGACGGCAAGAAGAAGGACCTTGCGCTGCGCGAGTTCGAGTTGCTGAAATTCTTCGTGCAGCATCCGATGCGCGTCTACACCCGCGAGCAACTGCTCGACATGGTCTGGGGCCGCGATACCTTCGTCGAGCCACGCACCGTTGATGTTCACGTGCGCCGCCTGCGTCAGCATATCGAGCGCGACGACTCTAACCCGGAGCTAATCCTGACCGTGCGCAGTGTCGGCTACCGGTTCAATCCGGAAGCGCTTGGCTAGCGCTCCGACTTTTCGCTTCATCGCCGCCGTCGTGCTGGGCATGCTGCCGGCGGCGGTCCTGTTGATCGTCCTCGGCGCGCAGGGCGCCGTGCCGCTATTCATTGTCGGACTTGTGCTCGCCCTTGGCTTGGGCGCGGGCCTGGTCTTCGCGATCGCGCTCGGCGGCGCATGGGAGCGGCGTGCGGAGCGGCTCGACGCGGTTGCGTCAGCGCTCGAAGAACGTCGGTTGCCGTCGCACGTGCTGCCCGACGACCCGGATCCGATGGGCCGCGCGGAGCATCGCCTGCTCGGCGCAGCCGACAAGGTAATCGACGAATTTGAGTCGCTGACCGAGCAACGCGACGAGCTCGAAGCGATCCTGCGCAGCATGACCGAGGCGGTTGTCGTCACGGGGCAGCGCGGGGAGGTAATCCTGCTCAACGGTGCCGCGCGCAAGATGTTCGCGCTCGATGCGGATACAGACTATCGAACGACGCCGCTGATCGAGCTGTGCCGCGATCCGCGCCTGCAGGACTTCGTAGAAAACTCGATGCGCTCGACGGTTGACGGTGTTGCGAGCGCCGAGATTGCGATTCAGATCCCGGCGCCGCTGCATGTCGGTGCGAGCGCGATCGCGATTCGCACGCCGCGCGGTCCCGCGTTCGTCTTCGTCTTCCACGACATCACGCGGCTCAAGTCATACGAGACGCTGCGTGCCGATTTCATCTCCAACCTCACCCACGAATTGCGCACGCCGCTGAGCGCGCTGTACGGCTACGCCGAGACGCTGATTCGCGGCGTCGATGATCCCGAGACAGTCTCGCGCTTTCTCAATATCATCGAGCGCCAGGCGCGCCGCCTGGCGCGTCTGCTCGACGATCTCGTTTCGTTGTCAGACCTCGAGCGCGGTCTGACGCCGCTCAAATTCGAGGCGACCGAACCGCGCCGTGTGATCGAAGAGGCGGTCGAGTTGATGCAGGAATACGGCGCCAAGCGCGGGATCCGGATCGAAGTGAAGTGCCCGGCCGAGATACCGAAGCTGTACGGTGATCGCGACCGGCTGCATCAGGTGATGCTCAATCTCATCGACAACGCGATTAAGTACACGCCGCGCGAAGGTCTCGTGACAGCCGAAGCGCGCGCGATGGCCGGATGGAACGATGCGGCGGAAACGCCGGGTGTGGCGCTCATCGTAAGCGACACGGGCGAAGGCATCCCGGCCGCGGACATCCCGCGGCTGACCGAACGTTTCTATCGCGTCGATCGCGCCCGCTCGCGCGAGCTCGGCGGCACCGGCCTCGGCCTCGCGATCGTTAAGCACATCGTCTCGCTGCATCACGGCGCCCTGAAAATCGAAAGCCGCCTCCGCGAAGGAACATCGGTCAGCGTCTGGGTCCCCCAAGCGCCGCTATCTTGATAGGCCCGCCGTGATATGGGAATTTAGATGGTTACAGCGCGCCCTTAGCTCAGCGGATTAGAGCATCAGACTACGGATCTGAGGGTCGGGGGTTCAAATCCCTCAGGGCGCGCCACAAAATCCCCCAAAATCAAGGACTTTTTAGGCAGCCAGCTCGACTCGAAAGGCTTGCGCGCACATCGGGGTGGTGGACGCGAAACCTCGCTTCCTTCAGCTATGCGGAGGTCCAGGACGAATTTCAGTTCCACGCCTTTCATCCGCCCAGTTGCGTAACGCCGGTGATGTGCGGAGCCATCCTCAAATTCCGACGACGGTAGATCCAAAGTCGAGAGGGGC from Candidatus Binataceae bacterium includes:
- the pstC gene encoding phosphate ABC transporter permease subunit PstC, encoding MAENLTVVKREAAKAQVRTRLFGDRIFNTTTFLLALSILLLLGGLAFALIWDSWPSIRHFGLSFLISTNWDPVSEEYGALPFIYGTFVSSMLALLIAVPLSLGVALCLSEMAPDWLSRRLGFLVDLLAAIPSVVYGLWAIFIMGPWLRDHVMPLLQFWWGWTPFFKGPKIAVSMMSASVILAIMIIPYISSVCTDVFRVVPNFQREAAIALGATKWEMVTTAVIPYGFTGVIGAVILGLGRALGETIAVAMVIGNSSDISLSLFKPSATLASVIANEFAEATSDLHLAALIELGLVLLLLGIFLNVVARALVHGVSARRFQTGD
- the pstA gene encoding phosphate ABC transporter permease PstA, giving the protein MAAGAIGLRRETSYRYRKFKSDFMMAVTVGATILTLIPLFLVLGYLLMKGFASLNFAFFFHMPAPVGEPGGGMANAIVGTLEVVGIACLLGVPVGVGAGLYLASHRADRFANTVRFCADVMMGVPSIVVGIFAYAVVVRPMGGFSSLAGAVALAAIMVPLVTRTTEEMVALVPPELREASLALGVPQWKTTLAVVARTAMAGIATGVILAVARVAGETAPLLFTAFGNRFWSLSLFRPINTLTVQVYTYAIAPFADWQRQAWAGALVLTAMILALELGVRAVTGGSSKAPR
- the pstB gene encoding phosphate ABC transporter ATP-binding protein PstB; translated protein: MADKLFVKNLNAYFNKHHALHDVSLNFPDRKVAAIIGPSGCGKSTLVRCLNRMHEVVPGATANGEVLLDGDNIYGDGIDPVQIRRRIGMVFQKPTPFPTMSIEDNVAAGLTLNGTKVSRAERDQLVERSLRQAALWEEVKDRLRRPGASLSGGQQQRLCVARALAVRPEVLLMDEPCSALDPISTARIEELLLELKAEYTIVIVTHNMQQAARCSDMTAFMYTGNLIEYGETKQIFTNPSRRETEDYITGRFG
- the phoU gene encoding phosphate signaling complex protein PhoU gives rise to the protein MDHTLPQHTNRQYEEDLRALRAGLLKMGGLVERQIAEAVEALVSRDSDHAREVIERDQEVNRLDIENDEQCIRLLALHQPTARDLRFITTGLKITTDLERIGDNAVNICERALELNAVPQLKPYIDLPRMAEIAQSMVKDSIDAFMRDDTELADQVIERDDEVDMLNYQVYRELLSYMAEDPHTISSATRLLFVSKYLERIADHGTNIAEMVVYMVKGKMIKHVETRKREAREAP
- a CDS encoding response regulator, with protein sequence MTQAAQAIQESQRGMKYRVLIVEDDADIRELIRYNLAQEGFIVEEAGDGAQAIEKVKRRIPDLMVLDLMLPGMPGLEICRTMRSGAETASLPILIVTAKGTEVDKVLGLEMGADDYVVKPFSPRELIARVKALLRRANAIAEPESAGIFEKGRLRMDFGTYQVFVDGKKKDLALREFELLKFFVQHPMRVYTREQLLDMVWGRDTFVEPRTVDVHVRRLRQHIERDDSNPELILTVRSVGYRFNPEALG
- a CDS encoding ATP-binding protein, yielding MASAPTFRFIAAVVLGMLPAAVLLIVLGAQGAVPLFIVGLVLALGLGAGLVFAIALGGAWERRAERLDAVASALEERRLPSHVLPDDPDPMGRAEHRLLGAADKVIDEFESLTEQRDELEAILRSMTEAVVVTGQRGEVILLNGAARKMFALDADTDYRTTPLIELCRDPRLQDFVENSMRSTVDGVASAEIAIQIPAPLHVGASAIAIRTPRGPAFVFVFHDITRLKSYETLRADFISNLTHELRTPLSALYGYAETLIRGVDDPETVSRFLNIIERQARRLARLLDDLVSLSDLERGLTPLKFEATEPRRVIEEAVELMQEYGAKRGIRIEVKCPAEIPKLYGDRDRLHQVMLNLIDNAIKYTPREGLVTAEARAMAGWNDAAETPGVALIVSDTGEGIPAADIPRLTERFYRVDRARSRELGGTGLGLAIVKHIVSLHHGALKIESRLREGTSVSVWVPQAPLS